In Bacillota bacterium, one DNA window encodes the following:
- a CDS encoding FAD-binding protein, with translation MNFGEIARHKTGVLVIGGGGAGLQAAVAAASRGAAVTLVSKSPVGKANCTAVSRGALGGPPGLPPGPRGRYLAGRLLAG, from the coding sequence GTGAACTTCGGAGAGATCGCCAGGCACAAGACGGGGGTGCTTGTCATCGGGGGAGGGGGCGCCGGGCTCCAGGCTGCTGTGGCGGCCGCCTCTAGAGGGGCCGCGGTCACCCTGGTGAGCAAGAGCCCGGTAGGCAAGGCCAACTGCACTGCTGTGTCAAGGGGCGCCCTGGGGGGACCCCCAGGACTCCCCCCAGGTCCACGCGGAAGATACCTTGCGGGGCGGCTCCTGGCTGGGTGA
- a CDS encoding FAD-binding protein yields MRGGSWLGDRAMVEAMTQRVVDEMRLFWEEGVDFLESGGKPHTRWAAGHSKPRMINTRHSSGADFTRFLVRKALAKGVTLLGGITVASLLKDASGRCAGALAVSAEGLSIYQASAVILATGGGARAYARSDNPRRAVGDGYGLAYQAGVPLVDMEFVQFYPVCLAEPGRAPLVIIYDALLEAGARLENSEGRNIPDLYGMEGLGSLTRDALGQAIWREVSEGRGVNGGALLDITTIPAGKAGRISHLWPKGTGRYKVAPACHFFMGGVVTSPSGETEVPGLFAAGEVVGGVHGANRLAGNALAEAWALGRAAGEGAAASAMDGCPGKPGTGEALEDLHRLALGKPGRQSQVPSIMWEHVSLERRRDGLIKALALLDHEAEALSASGTQDFAGLMGLLEDRWMLLAGEMVTRSALAREESRGAHSRSDHPAEDPSWRCPLEIRRGPEDMRIEPRLG; encoded by the coding sequence TTGCGGGGCGGCTCCTGGCTGGGTGACAGGGCCATGGTGGAGGCCATGACCCAGCGAGTCGTGGATGAGATGAGGCTCTTTTGGGAGGAAGGCGTGGATTTCCTGGAGTCGGGGGGCAAACCCCACACCAGGTGGGCGGCGGGTCACTCCAAGCCCAGGATGATCAATACCCGCCACTCCTCGGGCGCGGACTTCACACGGTTCCTGGTACGCAAGGCCCTGGCTAAGGGAGTGACTCTCCTTGGCGGGATAACCGTGGCGTCTCTCCTCAAGGATGCTTCAGGCAGGTGCGCCGGGGCGCTGGCAGTCTCAGCGGAGGGCCTCTCCATATACCAAGCCTCCGCGGTGATCCTGGCCACAGGCGGGGGCGCCAGGGCCTACGCCCGCTCGGATAACCCTCGAAGAGCCGTGGGTGACGGCTACGGGCTGGCCTACCAGGCGGGGGTTCCCCTGGTAGACATGGAGTTCGTGCAGTTCTACCCGGTATGCCTGGCGGAGCCCGGCAGGGCGCCCCTGGTTATCATCTATGATGCCCTCTTAGAGGCCGGGGCGCGCCTGGAGAACAGTGAAGGCCGGAACATACCCGATCTCTACGGCATGGAAGGCCTGGGATCCCTCACGCGGGATGCCCTTGGACAGGCCATCTGGAGGGAGGTATCCGAGGGCCGGGGAGTGAACGGGGGGGCGCTCCTGGACATTACCACCATCCCGGCAGGGAAGGCCGGGAGGATCAGTCACCTTTGGCCCAAGGGAACCGGGCGCTATAAAGTGGCCCCGGCGTGTCACTTCTTCATGGGGGGCGTGGTGACGTCACCGTCAGGGGAGACGGAGGTGCCTGGCTTGTTCGCCGCCGGGGAGGTGGTAGGAGGGGTCCACGGTGCCAACCGGCTGGCAGGGAACGCCCTGGCAGAGGCGTGGGCCTTAGGCCGCGCGGCGGGGGAGGGCGCAGCCGCCTCGGCCATGGATGGATGTCCCGGCAAGCCCGGAACCGGGGAGGCCCTGGAGGACCTCCACCGCTTGGCCCTGGGCAAGCCCGGCCGCCAGTCACAGGTGCCCTCGATAATGTGGGAGCACGTCTCCCTGGAGAGGCGCCGGGATGGCCTCATCAAGGCCCTGGCCCTCTTGGACCATGAGGCGGAGGCCCTTAGTGCCTCCGGGACCCAGGACTTCGCGGGTCTCATGGGACTCCTGGAGGACCGGTGGATGCTCCTGGCAGGGGAGATGGTCACCAGGTCCGCCCTGGCCCGGGAGGAAAGCCGGGGTGCCCACTCAAGGAGCGACCACCCGGCTGAGGACCCCTCCTGGAGGTGCCCCTTGGAGATCAGGAGGGGTCCGGAAGATAT
- the larA gene encoding nickel-dependent lactate racemase, which translates to MNDNMATLSLPYGKGCLKAKIPAGNLLGTIVPREAAPGLGAQGVDEALDHPIGSARLEDMAKPGMRACVLASDITRPAPSALMVPKVIERLRAGGVQIEDITILFGLGIHRGHQEAERASLVGPETARSVRCLDSGESPYLRVGVTRRGTPVEISEVAARADLLVATGNIEYHYFAGFSGGVKALVPGASSPSTISANHSLQTLPGAEAGRLEGNPVREDLEEAAALVGVDFILNVVLDEEKQVVHAVSGHPVEAHRSGSAFLASLYEVPIPRLADVVIVSPGGYPKDINLYQAQKALDNAMPAVRPGGAVILAAQCPEGFGEDCFREWMLEARDHREILDRACRGFVLGAHKAVAYARAAERASLYLVSEQPQGTVGRLLRQEPDLGSALQHALGRLGDDAMAWAMPLGGSTRPRLDRGGRKDSMSR; encoded by the coding sequence GTGAACGATAACATGGCGACCTTGAGTCTCCCCTACGGGAAGGGCTGCCTGAAGGCGAAGATCCCCGCAGGCAACCTCCTGGGCACCATTGTCCCAAGGGAAGCCGCACCGGGTCTGGGTGCCCAGGGGGTCGACGAGGCCCTGGACCACCCCATTGGCAGCGCTCGCCTGGAGGATATGGCGAAGCCGGGCATGAGGGCATGCGTCCTGGCCAGCGACATCACCCGCCCCGCCCCCAGCGCCCTCATGGTGCCCAAGGTCATAGAGCGCCTCCGGGCAGGGGGGGTACAGATCGAGGACATCACGATCCTCTTCGGCCTGGGCATACACCGGGGGCACCAAGAGGCAGAGAGGGCTTCCCTGGTGGGCCCGGAGACTGCCCGAAGCGTGAGGTGCCTGGACAGCGGTGAGAGCCCCTACCTGCGTGTGGGCGTCACCCGGAGGGGCACTCCCGTTGAGATCTCGGAGGTGGCCGCCCGGGCGGACCTGCTGGTGGCCACGGGCAACATAGAGTACCACTACTTCGCTGGCTTTTCCGGGGGTGTCAAGGCACTGGTGCCCGGGGCCTCCTCCCCCAGTACCATCAGCGCAAATCACTCCCTGCAGACCCTGCCCGGGGCAGAGGCCGGCCGTCTTGAAGGGAACCCGGTGAGAGAGGACCTGGAAGAGGCTGCCGCGCTGGTGGGGGTTGACTTCATCCTAAACGTGGTCTTGGACGAGGAAAAGCAGGTGGTGCATGCCGTATCGGGGCACCCAGTGGAGGCCCACCGCAGCGGCTCTGCCTTCCTGGCGTCTCTCTACGAGGTTCCCATCCCTCGCCTGGCTGACGTGGTCATCGTGTCGCCGGGGGGCTATCCCAAGGACATTAACCTCTACCAGGCCCAGAAGGCCCTGGATAACGCGATGCCCGCTGTGCGCCCCGGGGGGGCTGTCATCCTGGCAGCCCAGTGCCCCGAGGGGTTTGGAGAGGACTGCTTCCGGGAGTGGATGCTAGAGGCCCGGGACCACCGGGAGATCCTGGACAGGGCGTGCCGGGGCTTCGTGCTGGGGGCCCACAAGGCAGTGGCCTATGCCAGGGCGGCGGAACGAGCCTCCCTGTACCTTGTATCAGAACAGCCCCAGGGCACGGTGGGTCGCCTTCTCAGGCAGGAGCCGGATCTGGGCAGCGCCCTGCAGCATGCCCTCGGCCGGCTAGGGGATGACGCCATGGCCTGGGCCATGCCGCTGGGCGGCTCGACCAGGCCAAGACTGGACAGGGGCGGGAGAAAAGACTCCATGTCCCGGTGA